A segment of the Jatrophihabitans sp. genome:
TACGGCGGCCCGGACGCCTCACCCGTGGACCCGCTGGAATTCAGGCCCCCGCGGGGCCTGTTCGCGGTCGGTTACCTCGGCGGCGAACCGGTCGCGATGGGTGGCTGGCGCAGGCACGACGACGAGCATCCGCAGACGTCCTGGGCGGCGCCGATGGCCGAGGTCAAGCGCATGTACGTGGCGGCCTCGGTGCGCGGTCGCGGCTATGCCCGGACGATGCTGGCCCACCTGGAGGACACCGCTCGCCAGGCCGGCGCACGCTGGCTGCTGCTGGAGACCGGCCAGCGCCAACCCGAGGCGGTCCAGCTCTACCTGTCCTGCGGTTACCAGCCCGTGCCGGCCTTCGGCCACTACGCCGACACCGAGCTGTCCATCCACCTGGGCAAGGACCTCACAGCGGCAGGCGAGCCTGCGGCGAGAACTCAGCCCGCAGCGGCAGGTCTGCCACGTTCGGGCCAGCCTGGACGGTGAAGCCGCCGGGCTCCAGCGCCCAGCCGTCGGCCTGCCAGTGCTCGAAGGCACGCCGCGGCAGCGCGATCGTGACCGTGGCGCTCTGGCCGGCGGGCACCGTGACGCCGGCGAAGCCGGCCAGCCAGCGCACTGGGCGCTCATGAGCGGACTCCGGCCGGGACAGGTACACCTGTGCCACCTCGCGGCCCTCGCGCGGGCCGGTGTTGCTCAACCGGATGCTCACCTCGGCCCCGCCGTCTCCGCCGGCGGCGGCCGGGACCGCCACCGTCAACGACTCGTAGTCGAAGCTGGTGTAGCCCAGGCCGAACCCGAACGGGTAGGCGGGCTCGACGCCGGCGCGCAGCCAGGCCCGGTAGCCGATGTGGATTCCCTCGTCATAACGCAGCACCCCGTCGACCGGCCGCACGTCGATCACCGGCACGTCGGCCTCCTCGGCCGGCCAGCTGGTCGGCAGCCGGCCGCCCGGCTCCACCGCGCCGGTCAGCACGTCGGCCAGCGCCCGGCCGTACTCCTGGCCGCCGAACCAGGTCAGCAACACCGCCCGCACCTGCGAGCGCCACGGCATGGTGACCGGCGAGCCGGAGTTGACCACGACCACGGTCTGCGGATTGGCCGCCGCCACCGCCCGCACCAGGTCGTCCTGCCGGCCGGGCAGCGCCAGCGAGCCGCGGTCGAAGCCCTCGGACTCCACCTGGGAGTTGGTGCCCACCACCACCACCGCGACCTCGGCCTCGCGGGCCGCCTCGGCGGCTTCGGCGATCAGCGCGTCGGCGGAGCCGGTCGCCGGCCGGGACCCGAGCGTGATGCCCAGGGCGCCGGGCTGCCGCGGGGTGCCGGCCAGCGAGTGCAGCACCCTGAGCCGGTAGCCGCGGCCGGCCTGCAGGTCGACCTCGGCGGTGCTGGCCGGCGGCGAGAGCACCGCGCTGGCCGGGTCCTGGCCAGTGACGTCGTTGTCGGCTTGCAGCACGTCGACGCCGTCGATCGACAGCACGGTCGGGCCGATCACCGCGAAGCCCAGCTCGACCGGCCCGGTCACGGCAGGCCGGTAGTCGGTGACGAGCTCCAGGGTGGCCAGGTCCCCGACCGGCGCGTTGCCCAACCAGACCAGCGCGCTGGAGAACCTGAGCTCGTCGAGCACGAGGTCACCGGCTGAGTCGCGGATGCGCACCCGCAGCCCCGCCGAGCCGGTCTCGGGGTCGGTCAGGCAGTTCAACGGCAGCTCGGCGATGCCCTCTTCGACGATCGCGCCCAGGCAGTGGCTGACGGTCGTGGCCGGCAGCGCCTGGCGCAGCCCGGTCAGCGGCGAGATGGTCTCACTCGGCAGCACCGTCGCGCTGCCACCGCCCTGGGTGCGGGGCAGCCCGGCGCTCTGGCCGCTGACCGCGATGCTGGCCGGCGCCCGCAACGGCAGCAGGCCGTCGGTGTTGCGCACCAGCACGATGCCCCGGGCCTCGACCTCACGGGCGAAGCCGGCGTCGATGACCGGCCGGGGCGGCGGCGGGGGCTCAGCGCCCAGCGCGCCGACCCGGACGGCCAGCAGCAGCAGCCGGCGCACCTTCTCCTCGATCTCGGCGGCCGGCACCTCACCGGCGCGGACGGCGGCCACCAGCGCCTGGCCCCAGGGCCCGTCCGGGCCCGGCATCGCCAGGTCCTGCCGGGCCCTGGCGGCGGCGATCGACCGGACGGCGGTCCAGTCCGAGACGACCACCCCGTCAAAACCCCACTCCTGGCACAACGGGCTGCGCAGCAGGTCGTTCTCCGACATGGTGACCCCGCGGACGGCGTTGTAGGACGACATCACCGTCCAGGCGCCGCCGTCGTGGACCGTTCGCTCGAAGGGCGCCAGGTACACCTCGCGCAGCGCCTGGTCGCTGACCTCCACCGACGCGGTGAACCGCTCGGTCTCGAAGTCGTTGGCGATGTAATGCTTGGGGCAGGCGGCCACGCCGGCCGACTGCACGCCCCGGACGAAGGCGGCGCCGATCTCGCCGGTGAGCAGCGGATCCTCGGAGTACGCCTCGAAGTGCCGGCCGCCCAGCGGGCTGCGGTGCAGGTTGATGGTGGGGCCGAGCACGACGTCGACGCCCTTGCGGACCGCCTCGGCAGCGGCGGCGGCGCCGTACCGGTAGGCCAACTCCGGATCCCAGGACGCGCTGAGGGCGGTCGCCGAGGGCAGGTTGAGCGAGGGGTCCCGCTCGTCCCAGATCTGACCGCGCACGCCGGACGGGCCGTCGGAGAGCACCATCGACCGCAACCCGACGGCCGGTTCGGCGTGGGTGCTCCACATGTCCGCGCCGGTCAGCAGCCGTACCTGCTGCTCCAGCGTCAGGCTGCGCGCGATCGCCGTCAGCTGCTCGCGCAGCGCCGCCGGATCGGTCTGGGTGGTGCTGCTCGGGCTCTGCGCCCCGCTCGATGCCTGGCCTGTGGTCACAGCTGCGCCGCCTTCCCGGTGGTCTTTCGATGCTAGTTCGGCAGCCCGAGCTCGGCTCCGTGCCGCTGGGGCGCTCGGCCCCATACCCTCGAGACAGGCCTGCACGACGAGGACGGGAACTCGCGGGCAGCCGGCCCAGAGGCGATGGGCAGAGGTGGGGGCGGCTACGCCAGAGAGGCAGGTCGGCGATGACTGCGGCAGTGGATCCGGATCGGAGGGAGTGGGACGTCATCGTGGTGGGCGGCGGCGCCGCCGGTGAGAACGCCGCGCAGTACGCGACGCAGTTCTCCGGCTTGCGGGCGGTGATCGTCGAAGCCGGCCTGCTCGGCGGTGAGTGCTCCTACTGGGCGTGCATGCCGAGCAAGGCGCTGCTGCGACCGGTGGAGGTGCTCGCGACCGGGCGCGACCTGCCCGGTGTCAGGAGCCTGGTCGGTAACCGGCCGCTCGACGTGCAGGCGGTGCTGGCCCGCCGGGACGAGGTGGTCAACCACCTCGATGACAGCTCCCAGGTCGACTGGGCGCTCGGCGCCGGCATCGACGTGGTGCGTGGCCGCGGCCGGCTGTCCGGGGTTCGCGAGGTGACCGTGCGGACCCCCGACGGCGCCGAGCGGGTTCTGACCGCCCGGCACGCGGTGGTGCTGAGCACCGGCAGCGACCCGGCGATCCCGCCGGCGCCGGGATTGGCCCAAGCCCGGCCGTGGACCTCGCGCGACGTGACCGGCCTGCACGAGACACCTCGCCGGATGGTCGTGGTGGGCGGTGGGGTGGTGGCCTGCGAGTCGGTGACCTGGCTGCACGCGCTGGGCGTCGAGGAGATCACCGTGGTCGAGGGCGGGCCCCGGCTGCTGGCCAAGAACGAGCCGTTCGCCGGCGACATCATCGAGAGCGGGTTCCGGGCAGCGGGCATCACGGTCCGGACGCAGACCAAGGTCACCTCGGCGCGGCGCGCCGAGGTCAACGACGCCCCGGTGGGGCGCCGGCACGGCGGCGAGGTGACTCTCACCCTGGACAACGGCGAGCAGATCACCGCTGACGAGGTCCTGGTGGCCGCCGGCCGCCGCCCCAACAGCGAGGACATCGGGCTGGAGACGGTGGGCCTGAAGGCCGGGGGACACCTGCCGGTCGATGACCACCTCACCGTCGAGGGCGTGGACGGCGACTGGCTGTACGCCATCGGCGACCTGTGCGGCCGGGCGCTGCTGACCCATATGGGCAAGTACCAGGCCCGGATCGCCGGTGAGGTGATCGCCGCCCGGGCCGCCGGCCGGCCGCTGGACCCCGACCCGTTCGGCAGGCACACCGATGTGGCCGATCACGACCAGGCGCCGCAGGTGACCTTCACCGATCCCGAGATCGGCTCGGTGGGCCTGACCGAGCAGCAGGCCCGCGACCAGGGCCTGGACGTCGAGGCAGTCGAGTACGACCTGGCGGCGGTGGCCGGCAGCTACCTGCTGCGCCAGAACTACCTCGGACGGGCCAAGCTGGTCCTGGACCGGCAGCGCGACGTCGTGGTGGGCGCGACCTTCGTCGGCGCCGGTGTCGCCGAGCTGACCCATTCGGCGACCATGGCCGTGGTGGCCCGGATCCCGGTGCCGGTGCTGCGGCACGTGGTGCCGTCCTACCCCACGGTCAGCGAGGTCTGGCTCAGGTTGATCGAGGAGCTGGGCAAGCGCCGCCAAGGCTGAGCGCCGCCAGGGCCGGGCGCCGCCAAGGCTGAGCGCCGCCAGGGCTGAGCGTCGGGTCAGCGCACCGGCAACGTCAGCACCTGGCCGCTGGAGCCGGTGCTGACGGTGACCGGGGCCGCCAGCTGGCCACCCCGGTGGTTGGCGTCACCGCCGGCCAGGTACAGCGCGATCCGGTGCCCGGCGGCGAACCGGTGCGCGATGCCCGGCAGCGTGATGTGGGTGCTCCTGGTCACGTCCGAGATCCGGATCGGGGCCACCAGCCCGTTGATCAGCTGGGCGACGCCGTCGGTGCCGACGTCGTAGAGCTTGGCGAACAGCACCAGCTGGCCGCCGGGGCCACCGGCCTGGGTCAGCGCGGCGGTCGGCGCCGACACCTGGACATCCAGGGTGGGCGTGCCGACCACGGTGAGCGGCGCGGTGAGCGGCGCGCCGGTCCAGGACGCGAAGGTCCCGGGCAGGTTCACATCCGGCAAGTCCTGCGGCACGTCCACCTGGGAGCCGACGACGTCGAGGCCGCCCAGCGTGCTGGGGACTCCGGCCGGCGGGGTGGTGAAGGACTGCGAGCCCGGGCGCACCCCGCTGCTGACCAGCTCGTCGCCGGAGAGGTAGAGCCGGTGCGGCTTGCCGACCGGATAGCTCGGCGCGGTCGCAGTGGCGCCCGACCAGTCCTGGTAGTAGGCGAACCCGGGGCCGGTGCTGACGTCGGCGCCCTTGAGGTAGTGGTCGAACCAGGCCTGGACGCGGCTGGCCTCGTACGCGGCGCCGGCCGCGGACGGGACGCCGCCGGAATGGCCGTTGTAGCGCCACAGCAACGCCACCGGGGTGTGCTGGCGGCGCAGCGCCTGGTAGGTGGCGATCGACTCGTTGAGGTTGAACAGGGTGTCCACCTCGCCCTGGACCAGCAGCACCGGAATGGTGATCCTGGGCAGGTAGCTGGCCACCGAGGCATGCCGCAGCTTGGCGACGTCCTCGGTCCGCAGGTAGCCGGTCGTGCCGCCGGCGACCAGCGCCGGGCAGACGAAGTCGGCGAAGTTGGGGCAGCCGATCAGGCGCTGCGGGTCCTGCTGGGCGTACTGCACGCCGTTGAAGACGCCGAGTGCTGAGAAGGCGCCGGCCCAGGTCAGCTTGGTGGCGCCGGGCGTGCCGGCGGGGTCTGCGCTGGTGGACGCGGCGTTGTTGGGCCCGAGGGAGTAGGACAGGTCGTTCCAGGTGATCTGCGGGTTGAGCGCGTCGACCCGGGCGTCGATCGAGGCGACGGCGAACTGGATCTGACCGCCGTAGGAACCGCCCCACATGCCCACCCGGGGGTCGTGTCGCTGGGCGAGGCCGCGGTGATCGACAGCGTCGTGCAGCACGTAATCCAATGCCGGCAGTGGATCGGTGTGCTCGGCGTCGGTGAAGGCGATTCCCGGCGCGCCGCCGAGAAAGCTCACCAGCTGGCTGGCGGCGAGGCCGTCGTAGTCCGGGTCATCGAGGGTGATCTTGCAACCGGAGCCGCCGAAACCCAGGCCCGAGTAGGACAGCACCACGTAGCCCTTGCTCGCGTACAGCTGCGCGAAGGGAGTCTGGTCGGCGGCCGAGCCCCCGAATCCGTTGGTGGTGAGGATGGCCGGCGCCGGCTGCTGCGCCGAGACGCCGGCCGGGGTGTAGAGGTCACCGACGATGTCGCATCGCTGCTGGCTGCCGGCCGGTCCGACCGTCACCGCGAAGTGCAGCGACTGGGTTCGGTAATCGGTCTCGGCCGCGGCGGCCGTGGACGGGCCGAGCGCGATGGTCGAGCTGACTGCCAGGACCGCGGCGGCGGTGGCAGCGGAGAACGTGAGGCGACGCACGTGTACCTCCAGCAGGTGGGTGACCTGCTGGAGGTAACGAGCAGACGGCCTCGGGGTGACGCGGGTGGACCCGGCTCAGCGGGTGCCGCGGGCCCCGGTGGTGTCGGCGGCACGCCGGCTGAGCAGCACGCCGAGGGCGATCATGCCCAGGCCGAGCAGCAGGTGCAGCCAGTTGTCGGCGTTGTTCACCGGCACGAAGTTGGCGTCGGACTCCTTGTCGATGACAAGGCCGTACAGCCACAGCACCAGGTAGATCACGCCGCCGCCGACCAGGAACAGGTAGGCGGTGCGGGCCTGGCGAGCCATCGCGATGCCGGCGACCCCGAACAACAGGTGGACGATGTTGTGCAACACCGACACCTGGAAGATGCCGAGCAACTTGGCCAACGAGTCGTGGCTGGCGAACTTCATCTCGTCGTAGTCGGTGGTGATGCCGGGGATGAACCCCAGCAGGCCCACCAGGAGAAAAACGGCGCCGACGGCGAGGGCGGCCTTCTGAATGTCAGTACGGTCCACTGCGGTACCGCGAGAGCTGGTCACTTCAGCCTCCAGGAGGTTGAGGCACTGGTGGCGGCGAAGTCCGGGCGGCAGCATTCTCGGTGGACTTCGTCCGCCGGCTACTTGCCGAGCCGATATCTGACCCTATTCCTGCAGTTGAGGGATTGCAATCAGCCGCCCGGGCGATGGGCTGCGGTCCTGGTCTGCCTGCTGCTCTGGCCGTGGCTACAGCTACGTTCAGATGATGGTCTTCATAGGAGGTTGGCGATCGGGTCGGCGCGGTTACCCGCCTTACGGCAGGTTCGGGCCGCCGCGCGGCTACGGACCCGGTTACCGGCGCGGCTATGGCGGCGGCAACTCGTGCATGCGCGACATCTGCCTGTTGCAGACCGGCTGTTGCCTGGCTGAGTCGCTGGGCTGCGGACCGCAGCTGACGCTGGTGGGCCCGTCGATGGCGCGCCGGGCCGCCCGGCAGCTCCGCGCCGACGGCTCGATCACGAGCCGGTCGGACTGGCTGCTCGCCTTCGCGCTGGCGACGATCAGGTTGTACCAGCAGGAGATCAGCCCGCGGCGCGGCCCGTGCTGCCGCTTCAGCCCGACCTGCTCGCACTACGCCGCCCAAGCCCTGCAGTCGCACGGATTGCGCCGCGGGCTGTGGTTGACGGCGCGCCGGCTGGTGCGCTGCCGGCCCGGAACGGCGGGCGGCAGCGACCCGGTGCCACCGGCGCGTGGGCTGAGCGGCTGAGCCGACGGCGGCCCGGCTCGCACCGGCGCGTGGGTTGAGCGGCTGAGCCGACGGCGGCCCGGCTCGCACCGCCGAGTTGATCTCCGCGAATTGCGCCGGTAACCGGGCGCACCCTACAATCATGGGCAGTGGAGTGCCTTTGGCCTGCGCGCGGCTCAATCAAGAGCCCTTCGATGCTCAGCTGGGCGTCTACTGCGATTCCGCCCTTTGTAGCTGGCACAACTGCGGGCTATCACGATGATGAGCGAACCTAGGCGTCAGAGCCCTCTCCCGAGTGGGGCGAGATTCCAGCCTGTGCTGATCGCTCATTGTGAGTCACCCCGCAGACGGCCACCTCCAGCGCGAAGCGGCGCCCGCTGTTTGATATCAGTAGCCACATCTCTGGCGGAGTCATCTCCGTCGCACGTCGCGCTGAGACCACAGCGCTCGCTCTGTCGAACTCCAGGAGTTTCATCATGACCGAGGGATACACCCCGCCTTACACCTCCACACCGCTTGCCACCGAAGGTGACGTGGTCCCCGTCGCCGGCGCCACCCCGCCGGTGATCGGTTACTCGACGCCTCCGACGGGCGGCGCCAGCGAGTCCGGTTCCGAGGGCGGAACCGCCGACCTGGCCAAGGGCCAGGCCGCCGAGGTGGCCCAGGGCGCGAAGGAAGCCGGTCAGCACGTGGCCGGCGTGGCGAAGGAGCAGGCCGCCAACGTGGGCGCCGAAGCCGGTCGCCAGGCCAAGGACCTCCTTGCCCAGGCAGGCTCCGAGGCGCGTCAGCAGGCCTCTACTCAGCAGCAGCGGCTGGCCCAGGGCCTTCGCTCCCTCGCTGACGAGCTGCACACGATGACCCAGCCCGGTGTGCAGTCCTCCGGACCGGTCACCGACCTGGCAAAGCAGGGCATCCAGCGCAGCCGCGACTTCGCGTCCTGGCTCGAGCAGCGCGAGCCTGACGAGCTGCTCGACGAGGTCAAGACCTTCGCTCGGCGGCGTCCGGGCATGTTCCTGATGCTGGCGGCCGGCGCGGGCCTGCTGGCCGGGCGGATGACCCGCGGCCTGAAGGCCGTGGCCGCCGACGAGGCCCAGGCCCAGCAGTCGGGCAGCTACAGCGAGTACGGAGCCCCCACCCAGTACGGCACCGGGGTGCAGTACGGCACGGGCATCCAGCAGGGCGTCGGCGCGCAGTACGGCGCCGAGGCCGGCGGCCCGGTGGTGCTCGGCACGGTTGAGGAGATCGAGGTGGTCCGGCCCTACGCCTCCAGCGAGGACGGCCCGACCGGCTTCCCGACCACCGGTGGGACAACCGGCGGCGTTCGGTGAGCACCTCCTACGAAGGCAGCACCTCCTACCAGGCAGGCGGTCAGCCGGCCGGCGAGCGGCCCTCTGTCGGTGAGCTGCTGGCTGACATCAGCGCTGACCTGAGCACCCTCATGCGGCAAGAGGTCGCACTGGCCAAGGCCGAGCTCACCCAGTCGGCCAAGCAGGCCAGCAAGGGCGCCGGCATGCTGGCCGGCGCCGGCGTGGCGGGTCACATGGTCCTGCTGTTCATCTCCATCGCCCTGTGGTGGGGCATCGGCAACGAGACCGGCCACGGCTGGTCTGCGCTGATCGTGGCCGTCATCTGGGCGATCATCGGCGCGGTCCTCTACTCGTCGGGCCGCAAAGAGATGAAGAAAGTCCCCGGTGTCCCGCGTACCACGGACACCGTCAAGAAGATTCCCAGCGCTGTCGCAGGAAACGAGGAGACCCGATGACGATGAGCAACGACCCAGATCAGATCCGCGCCGAGATCGAGCAGACCCGCGCGAACTTGTCCAACGATGTCAACACCTTGACCGACACGGTCACCCCCAGCCACGTGGCAAAGCGGCAGGTCGACAAGGCTCGTGGCGCCGTCGTCGGCGTTAAGGAGAGGGTCATGGGCTCAGCGGCGGACCTGGGGTCCAGCGCCTCGGACAAGGCTTCCAGCGTGGCCGGCAAGGCATCCGACATGGGT
Coding sequences within it:
- a CDS encoding NAD(P)/FAD-dependent oxidoreductase — translated: MTAAVDPDRREWDVIVVGGGAAGENAAQYATQFSGLRAVIVEAGLLGGECSYWACMPSKALLRPVEVLATGRDLPGVRSLVGNRPLDVQAVLARRDEVVNHLDDSSQVDWALGAGIDVVRGRGRLSGVREVTVRTPDGAERVLTARHAVVLSTGSDPAIPPAPGLAQARPWTSRDVTGLHETPRRMVVVGGGVVACESVTWLHALGVEEITVVEGGPRLLAKNEPFAGDIIESGFRAAGITVRTQTKVTSARRAEVNDAPVGRRHGGEVTLTLDNGEQITADEVLVAAGRRPNSEDIGLETVGLKAGGHLPVDDHLTVEGVDGDWLYAIGDLCGRALLTHMGKYQARIAGEVIAARAAGRPLDPDPFGRHTDVADHDQAPQVTFTDPEIGSVGLTEQQARDQGLDVEAVEYDLAAVAGSYLLRQNYLGRAKLVLDRQRDVVVGATFVGAGVAELTHSATMAVVARIPVPVLRHVVPSYPTVSEVWLRLIEELGKRRQG
- a CDS encoding CocE/NonD family hydrolase; its protein translation is MRRLTFSAATAAAVLAVSSTIALGPSTAAAAETDYRTQSLHFAVTVGPAGSQQRCDIVGDLYTPAGVSAQQPAPAILTTNGFGGSAADQTPFAQLYASKGYVVLSYSGLGFGGSGCKITLDDPDYDGLAASQLVSFLGGAPGIAFTDAEHTDPLPALDYVLHDAVDHRGLAQRHDPRVGMWGGSYGGQIQFAVASIDARVDALNPQITWNDLSYSLGPNNAASTSADPAGTPGATKLTWAGAFSALGVFNGVQYAQQDPQRLIGCPNFADFVCPALVAGGTTGYLRTEDVAKLRHASVASYLPRITIPVLLVQGEVDTLFNLNESIATYQALRRQHTPVALLWRYNGHSGGVPSAAGAAYEASRVQAWFDHYLKGADVSTGPGFAYYQDWSGATATAPSYPVGKPHRLYLSGDELVSSGVRPGSQSFTTPPAGVPSTLGGLDVVGSQVDVPQDLPDVNLPGTFASWTGAPLTAPLTVVGTPTLDVQVSAPTAALTQAGGPGGQLVLFAKLYDVGTDGVAQLINGLVAPIRISDVTRSTHITLPGIAHRFAAGHRIALYLAGGDANHRGGQLAAPVTVSTGSSGQVLTLPVR
- a CDS encoding phage holin family protein is translated as MSTSYEGSTSYQAGGQPAGERPSVGELLADISADLSTLMRQEVALAKAELTQSAKQASKGAGMLAGAGVAGHMVLLFISIALWWGIGNETGHGWSALIVAVIWAIIGAVLYSSGRKEMKKVPGVPRTTDTVKKIPSAVAGNEETR
- a CDS encoding GNAT family N-acetyltransferase, encoding MSSLSIREVGYDHPDARQLIAEVQAEYVQRYGGPDASPVDPLEFRPPRGLFAVGYLGGEPVAMGGWRRHDDEHPQTSWAAPMAEVKRMYVAASVRGRGYARTMLAHLEDTARQAGARWLLLETGQRQPEAVQLYLSCGYQPVPAFGHYADTELSIHLGKDLTAAGEPAARTQPAAAGLPRSGQPGR
- a CDS encoding DUF4383 domain-containing protein — encoded protein: MDRTDIQKAALAVGAVFLLVGLLGFIPGITTDYDEMKFASHDSLAKLLGIFQVSVLHNIVHLLFGVAGIAMARQARTAYLFLVGGGVIYLVLWLYGLVIDKESDANFVPVNNADNWLHLLLGLGMIALGVLLSRRAADTTGARGTR
- a CDS encoding glycoside hydrolase family 3 C-terminal domain-containing protein, whose protein sequence is MTTGQASSGAQSPSSTTQTDPAALREQLTAIARSLTLEQQVRLLTGADMWSTHAEPAVGLRSMVLSDGPSGVRGQIWDERDPSLNLPSATALSASWDPELAYRYGAAAAAEAVRKGVDVVLGPTINLHRSPLGGRHFEAYSEDPLLTGEIGAAFVRGVQSAGVAACPKHYIANDFETERFTASVEVSDQALREVYLAPFERTVHDGGAWTVMSSYNAVRGVTMSENDLLRSPLCQEWGFDGVVVSDWTAVRSIAAARARQDLAMPGPDGPWGQALVAAVRAGEVPAAEIEEKVRRLLLLAVRVGALGAEPPPPPRPVIDAGFAREVEARGIVLVRNTDGLLPLRAPASIAVSGQSAGLPRTQGGGSATVLPSETISPLTGLRQALPATTVSHCLGAIVEEGIAELPLNCLTDPETGSAGLRVRIRDSAGDLVLDELRFSSALVWLGNAPVGDLATLELVTDYRPAVTGPVELGFAVIGPTVLSIDGVDVLQADNDVTGQDPASAVLSPPASTAEVDLQAGRGYRLRVLHSLAGTPRQPGALGITLGSRPATGSADALIAEAAEAAREAEVAVVVVGTNSQVESEGFDRGSLALPGRQDDLVRAVAAANPQTVVVVNSGSPVTMPWRSQVRAVLLTWFGGQEYGRALADVLTGAVEPGGRLPTSWPAEEADVPVIDVRPVDGVLRYDEGIHIGYRAWLRAGVEPAYPFGFGLGYTSFDYESLTVAVPAAAGGDGGAEVSIRLSNTGPREGREVAQVYLSRPESAHERPVRWLAGFAGVTVPAGQSATVTIALPRRAFEHWQADGWALEPGGFTVQAGPNVADLPLRAEFSPQARLPL
- the yidD gene encoding membrane protein insertion efficiency factor YidD translates to MMVFIGGWRSGRRGYPPYGRFGPPRGYGPGYRRGYGGGNSCMRDICLLQTGCCLAESLGCGPQLTLVGPSMARRAARQLRADGSITSRSDWLLAFALATIRLYQQEISPRRGPCCRFSPTCSHYAAQALQSHGLRRGLWLTARRLVRCRPGTAGGSDPVPPARGLSG